Within the Emticicia oligotrophica DSM 17448 genome, the region GCATTGAGTTGACGCCACAATTCATACCATACAGGTACATCATCGAGCATTATCCAACCATAGACACCAGACCCTACACGTAATTGTTTCGGCCAATTTCCACCATCTGAAGTAACCAATAAACGATACTGACCATTTTTACTATTGACCATATCTATAACCTTCACTTTTCCAGCGAATGTACCAACCGAAACCGAAGGCCAACCTGAAAACTGAATAGCTGGCCAACCTTCAAATTCTAAACGAGCAATGCGACCCTGTTGAATAAGCGGAACATCCATTGCGTTTACGTAGAGTTCGACGGCCAAGTTTGGATTAACGGGCTGAAGTGTACAAATTGATTCAGTCTCTTTTAATGTTTCGCCAATACCAGTTTTCATAGCTTTCACTACATAACCATCTTGTGGAGCTCTTACTACATAAAGACCTCGACGAATATCGACACTTGCTTGTTTGTTTACTAATTTCGAAAGTTCAGATTGTCCATCAGCAATGGAAGCTAAGGCTGAACTCCTATCAGAACGGGCTTTGGCAATTTTTTCGGCATATTCGGCATTAACCGAATTAAGTTCGATTTGGCTATTGATTAATTCTTGCTTTGAAATTGCTAGCTTATTTTGAACCGAAATCAATTTGTTTTGAGTTTCTTGAAACTTTAAGCGTCGAGTTTCGATTTCATTCAACGATAATATACCTTGTTTTTCTTGGGTAAGTCCACGTTGAAGACGGTCCTGAGCAATTTTAACTTGAAGCTGCTCCGCTATTACATCAGAGCTATCAGCACTTACTTTTGCCCGATTCTGTTTTACTTTATTTCGAGCTTTTTCAAGACTCAATTGCCAGTTATTTGATAAAGCTTCTATTTGCTTTTGCAAAGCATCAGACTTCGCTTGATAACTACTTAATGCTTCCTTTTTTGCTTGTAGCTGCTCATTGAGGCGAGTAGGAAGTTGGGGGTCGAAATACTCATCTTTTAATTCAGAAAGTATAACTAATGTATCGCCTTTCCTTACTAATTGCCCTTCCACTACATTCCATTGCTCAATTCTACCTGCTATCACGTTTTGAATATCTTGTGGGCGTTCGGCAGGATTTAGGGCTGTTACGTATCCTTTACCATTGATATTTTGCTGCCACGGCAAAAACAAAGTAATGATAAATATGATAAAAAAGCCCAATAGCCAACGCTTCAAGACATGTGCACCTTTGGGTGTATTGACCAGTTCCTGTAAGTAGGCATTACTCGATTCTTTGACAGAATCTGGAATATTATTATTTGATAAATTTAACATCTTGCTATCTAAAACTTTTTGTTGGAGATTAGCTCGGGAACTTTTCATTCCAAAATAGAGAGCTAACAAAAAACTATGAACTAGATTTTAGTATAAATAATTTTGGAAACTTGAATCTTTCTTCAATTCACTAAATGTTCCTTCTTGGATAATTTGTCCTTTATCCATTAATATTATTTTATCACATTGTTCCATGATACTCTCTTTCTTTGTTTCAATCAAAACTGTTGTTGGCTTACTTCTTGATAAAATAAACGAAGAAATAGCATCTAACTCTTGTTTATTGAATGAATCGAAGCAATTAGATAAAATCAAAAGTCTTGGCTGAGATAGTAAACAACGAGCCAAAATTAGCTTAGTCTTGAATGAGTCAGAAAATCTACGGCCACCTGATAAAATTTGTGTCTGTAAGCCATCTTTTAGTTTACCAATGCCTTCGTTTAATTGAAGTCCCTCTAATATTTCTCTTAAATCTTGGTCGTTGATATGCGGACGATTAAGGGTAATATTTTCTAAGATTGTTCCATCGAAAATGGCATCAACAGTTTGATTTTTCTTCACATAAAGAAAGAAATGCTCTTGCTGAATATCACGAATAGAAATACCATCATAAGCTATGAGCCCTTGGTAATCGCCTAAAATTCCTGCTAAAACCTTCAAGAAAGTTTCTTTCCCTGAGCCATTGATACCCGAAATGGCTATTTTCTCCGATGGTTTTACTTTTAGGTTGATGTTATTAAGGACAAAATCTGAGCTATCGGCAAACTTATACTTTAAGCCTTTTAGCTCAATTCCAATACCTTGTTGTTTATTCTCTAAATGTCGAAGAATGCCTTTATGATTTTCGAGAGGAAGGTCAGAGACATGTCCGAGCTTATCAACGGCGGTTAGTAAATCAAATATTGAATCGAATGATAATAAAATTTTCTCAACCGAACTTACTACCAAAACAACCACAATTTCGGAAGCTACAAACTGCCCGATGGTTATTTGTAAATTTACAACAAGATAGGTTCCTAAAATCAGAAGACCACCTACAACTAATGCTTTGAAAAAAACCGCATTATAAAACAGAATAAGTAAATAGTTGAAGTACTTTTTACGATATTTAAGATAACTGCCCGATAGTTGTTCCATTTTTTGCATTGGGAAGTTTCTTCCGCCAGCAATTTTAAAAACGGCAGTCATACGAGCCATATCTTGCAGCCAATATGCAATCTTAAATTTATACTTCGATTTTACCATGTTGGCATCGAGTAGGCGTTTACCATAAATTCTGATGACCAAGAAAATGATAAGAACAGTAAGTAAGGCAAAACCAATAAATAAAGGATGATAGGCTGAAAGAAGTAACAAACCGAAGATAATCTGAATCAAGGCGGCAGTTACATCTATTAATATTTTGGGTAATGTTTTTTGTACCGTAATAATATCAAAGAATCGATTCATCAATTCTGGTGGATAATAATTACGAAGAGCTTCGGTTTTGATATTCGTAATTCGGTAGGTGTACTCAAAGGCAGATTTTATGAATAAACGCTCTTGTAAAAACTCGACAATCGTAAGCTGCATGACCTGCATCACTCCCGATAAAACGAGTGCCAAAATAACCAAGCCAATAAGTATGTAAATAGAGCTAAAATAAACCCCACCTTGTACAAAACCAATGATTGCTTGAATACCCAATGGAAGTGCTAAACTGATAGTCCCAATCAAAATGGCGTATACGTAAATAGATAAAATATCTCGTCGCTCGATGCGGAGCATGCTGATGAGCCTCTTGAAT harbors:
- a CDS encoding peptidase domain-containing ABC transporter, whose product is MKPVLDNILEKLALFFEFTHYGVQTNSSIESNEDFINQLRSTIEKKGIVLIENEVTANQIKEFEKKSTTPFMFLDGSGEGYFFLPNKKNKVSKAFKITTEGLVQIDNIFEKLNSTSGMVQLFTFFPVEAIAEENNSTEKLSPFKRLISMLRIERRDILSIYVYAILIGTISLALPLGIQAIIGFVQGGVYFSSIYILIGLVILALVLSGVMQVMQLTIVEFLQERLFIKSAFEYTYRITNIKTEALRNYYPPELMNRFFDIITVQKTLPKILIDVTAALIQIIFGLLLLSAYHPLFIGFALLTVLIIFLVIRIYGKRLLDANMVKSKYKFKIAYWLQDMARMTAVFKIAGGRNFPMQKMEQLSGSYLKYRKKYFNYLLILFYNAVFFKALVVGGLLILGTYLVVNLQITIGQFVASEIVVVLVVSSVEKILLSFDSIFDLLTAVDKLGHVSDLPLENHKGILRHLENKQQGIGIELKGLKYKFADSSDFVLNNINLKVKPSEKIAISGINGSGKETFLKVLAGILGDYQGLIAYDGISIRDIQQEHFFLYVKKNQTVDAIFDGTILENITLNRPHINDQDLREILEGLQLNEGIGKLKDGLQTQILSGGRRFSDSFKTKLILARCLLSQPRLLILSNCFDSFNKQELDAISSFILSRSKPTTVLIETKKESIMEQCDKIILMDKGQIIQEGTFSELKKDSSFQNYLY
- a CDS encoding HlyD family secretion protein, translated to MKSSRANLQQKVLDSKMLNLSNNNIPDSVKESSNAYLQELVNTPKGAHVLKRWLLGFFIIFIITLFLPWQQNINGKGYVTALNPAERPQDIQNVIAGRIEQWNVVEGQLVRKGDTLVILSELKDEYFDPQLPTRLNEQLQAKKEALSSYQAKSDALQKQIEALSNNWQLSLEKARNKVKQNRAKVSADSSDVIAEQLQVKIAQDRLQRGLTQEKQGILSLNEIETRRLKFQETQNKLISVQNKLAISKQELINSQIELNSVNAEYAEKIAKARSDRSSALASIADGQSELSKLVNKQASVDIRRGLYVVRAPQDGYVVKAMKTGIGETLKETESICTLQPVNPNLAVELYVNAMDVPLIQQGRIARLEFEGWPAIQFSGWPSVSVGTFAGKVKVIDMVNSKNGQYRLLVTSDGGNWPKQLRVGSGVYGWIMLDDVPVWYELWRQLNAFPPSLKEAPEDETKDKDTSEKK